CTTCAATGGTTTCTGCCGGCTCGTCAATTCCCCGGCTTTCCAGCGTTTCCTTGAACGCCCGCGCCATCCACGGATACGTATCGAACAGTGTGCCGTCAAAGTCCCAAATGATATGTTTATACACGTCCATTCCTCCTTATAAAGTTGCCAAGATTCAACCAGTCCTTCTAAAACCATTCATCGTCGGATCACAGAGTGCAGCTTCCACTCAAATATACAAGAAACACCAAGCATTTTCCATACATTGGATATACATGACCGGCCGACCTTTTAATGAAGCAAGTAACCTGTATTATGCTATGCTAGAAAATATATTCATATATTTTACTGATATAGAGGTGGAAAAATGTTGAAAGGTATAGAAGACATAAATTACCAGGAAGTAATGGAGTATTCTCTGGACCCGATCATTCTTCATACAGACTACAAAATCCTGTATATAAACAAGGCGGCGGAGGAATTCTTCCGGACGGATAAAGAAAGTGTGATCGGGATAAGCCCGTTAGATATATTTAAAGAGTCGTCCAAGGGTGCAATCAAGCGGAGGATTCAATCGGCTTACGATTCTCCAGCAGCTGTCATTGAAGAGACCATCTATCGAATGGACAAAACAACGGTGACCGTTGAATTATATTGCCATCCCGTTATGCTTGGGGAAAATAATAAAGCCATTCAATCCTATATCCGTGATATCACCATCCGGAAAGAAAGCGAAAAAAAGCAGGAGGATATGCTTCAGGAAATAAACGAGCTGTCAGCAACCATCGTGCCTATCATGAGTAATATTGCTATCCTTCCATTAACAGGGAACATATGTGAGGACAAAGCAGGAATGATCTTAGAAATCATCCCTGAAAAAGTAAAGGATCAAGCACTTAAATACCTCATTATAGATTTCTCCGGGGTGTACAGGTTAGATGATGTGGTGATTGATTCCCTGTTCAAAATCATCCACGTCTTATCTCTGCTCGGCGTACAGGCGGTGCTTACCGGCTTACGGCCTGAGATGGCGATCGAGGCAACAAAATTAGGGATAAATTTGTCTGATGTTCCTACTCTGGCCTCCGT
This sequence is a window from Bacillus sp. SB49. Protein-coding genes within it:
- a CDS encoding PAS domain S-box protein; amino-acid sequence: MLKGIEDINYQEVMEYSLDPIILHTDYKILYINKAAEEFFRTDKESVIGISPLDIFKESSKGAIKRRIQSAYDSPAAVIEETIYRMDKTTVTVELYCHPVMLGENNKAIQSYIRDITIRKESEKKQEDMLQEINELSATIVPIMSNIAILPLTGNICEDKAGMILEIIPEKVKDQALKYLIIDFSGVYRLDDVVIDSLFKIIHVLSLLGVQAVLTGLRPEMAIEATKLGINLSDVPTLASVKDALVYLGIH